The following coding sequences lie in one Eubacterium ventriosum genomic window:
- the topA gene encoding type I DNA topoisomerase codes for MAKYLVIVESPAKVKTIKKFLGSNYEVVASNGHVRDLPKSTMGIDMENDYEPKYITIRGKGDKLAELRRYAKKADKVYLATDPDREGEAISWHLSIALKLDPKKTYRITFNEITKQAVKESLKHPRDIEMGLVDAQQARRVLDRMVGYSISPLLWMKIKRGLSAGRVQSVALKMLCDREDEINAFIPKEYWDMDAVLKHKNKEFTVSFYGDNKGKLEITGKEQLDGIVKELKDSEFTVKDIKKGSRTRKAPIPFTTSTLQQEASKALNFSTQKTMRIAQQLYEGVDIKGRGTIGLITYLRTDSTRVSETAEVQVKEFIESKYGDSYMAKEINSKKSNKKIQDAHEAIRPTDVNLMPEEVKDQLPRDLFRLYQLIWRRFVASRMENSVYETTNVKVNAGKYIFNASTSKLDFDGFMKVYTDSDNEKVVTNNTIAKLEKDSKLEFEKFEENQHFTQPPAHFTEAALVKAMEEQGIGRPSTYAPTITTIIARRYVTREKKNLYVTELGEAVNNVMKTEFSVIVDTQFTANMESLLDAVEEGTIEWKTVIRNFYPDLKEQVENAEKNLEKIDIADEESDEICEECGRRMVIKYGPHGKFLACPGFPECRNTKPYLEKIGVPCPKCGKDVLLKKTKKGRRYYGCIDNPECDFMSWQKPSAEKCPQCGGYMVEKGNKLACADPQCGYVTELKKEKQAN; via the coding sequence TGTGATTGTGGAATCACCGGCTAAAGTTAAGACTATTAAAAAGTTTTTGGGCTCTAACTATGAAGTAGTTGCTTCAAATGGACACGTTAGAGATCTTCCTAAAAGTACAATGGGAATAGACATGGAAAATGACTACGAACCAAAGTACATTACAATTAGGGGAAAGGGAGACAAGTTGGCAGAACTTCGTCGCTATGCAAAAAAAGCAGACAAAGTATATTTGGCAACTGACCCGGACCGTGAGGGAGAAGCAATTTCATGGCACTTATCAATAGCCTTGAAATTAGATCCAAAGAAGACTTACAGAATTACTTTTAATGAAATTACAAAGCAGGCAGTAAAAGAGTCATTAAAACATCCAAGAGATATAGAAATGGGATTAGTTGATGCCCAGCAGGCAAGAAGAGTATTAGACAGAATGGTGGGATATAGCATTAGTCCGCTATTATGGATGAAGATTAAAAGAGGTTTAAGTGCAGGACGAGTTCAGTCTGTAGCATTAAAAATGCTCTGTGACAGAGAAGATGAAATAAACGCATTTATTCCAAAAGAATATTGGGATATGGATGCAGTATTAAAGCACAAAAATAAAGAATTTACAGTAAGCTTTTATGGTGACAACAAGGGTAAATTAGAAATTACCGGAAAAGAACAGTTAGACGGAATTGTTAAGGAATTAAAAGACAGTGAGTTTACTGTTAAGGACATTAAAAAGGGAAGCAGAACAAGAAAAGCACCTATACCTTTTACAACAAGTACATTGCAGCAGGAAGCTTCAAAGGCGCTTAACTTCTCAACACAGAAGACAATGAGAATAGCTCAGCAGTTGTATGAGGGTGTTGACATTAAGGGCAGAGGAACAATAGGTCTTATAACATATTTGAGAACTGATTCCACAAGAGTATCAGAAACAGCAGAAGTTCAGGTAAAGGAATTTATCGAAAGCAAATATGGCGATTCATATATGGCTAAAGAGATTAACTCAAAGAAGTCAAACAAGAAGATTCAGGATGCTCACGAAGCAATCAGACCTACAGATGTAAACTTAATGCCTGAAGAAGTAAAAGACCAGCTTCCAAGAGATTTATTTAGATTATATCAGCTTATCTGGAGAAGATTTGTTGCAAGCCGTATGGAAAATTCAGTTTACGAAACAACTAACGTAAAAGTTAATGCAGGAAAGTATATTTTTAATGCATCAACATCAAAACTTGATTTTGACGGTTTTATGAAAGTCTATACAGACAGTGATAATGAGAAAGTTGTTACAAACAACACCATTGCAAAGCTTGAAAAAGATTCAAAACTTGAATTTGAAAAGTTTGAAGAAAATCAGCACTTTACACAGCCACCTGCACATTTTACGGAAGCAGCACTTGTAAAGGCAATGGAAGAACAGGGTATTGGACGACCAAGCACTTATGCTCCGACTATTACAACAATTATTGCAAGACGTTATGTAACAAGAGAAAAGAAAAATCTTTATGTTACAGAGTTAGGTGAAGCAGTAAACAATGTAATGAAAACAGAGTTTAGTGTTATTGTAGACACACAGTTTACAGCTAACATGGAATCACTTCTTGATGCAGTTGAAGAAGGTACAATAGAATGGAAGACAGTTATCAGAAACTTCTATCCTGACTTAAAAGAACAGGTAGAAAATGCTGAAAAGAACTTAGAAAAGATTGACATTGCAGATGAAGAATCTGATGAAATCTGTGAAGAATGTGGAAGACGTATGGTAATTAAATACGGCCCACATGGTAAGTTTCTTGCCTGTCCGGGATTTCCTGAATGTAGAAATACAAAACCATACTTAGAAAAGATTGGTGTTCCTTGTCCAAAGTGTGGAAAGGATGTATTACTTAAGAAAACCAAGAAGGGCAGAAGATATTATGGTTGTATAGATAACCCTGAATGTGATTTTATGTCATGGCAGAAACCTTCTGCAGAAAAGTGTCCACAGTGTGGAGGCTATATGGTTGAAAAAGGTAACAAGCTTGCATGTGCAGATCCACAGTGTGGTTATGTTACAGAACTTAAGAAAGAAAAGCAGGCTAACTAA
- the rpsB gene encoding 30S ribosomal protein S2 has translation MSVISMKQLLEAGVHFGHQTRRWNPKMAEYIYTERNGIYIIDLQKSVGKVDEAYKAVSDIAAEGGTILFVGTKKQAQEAVQTEAERCGMYYVNERWLGGMLTNFKTIQSRIKRLKDIEKMAEDGTFDVLPKKEVVNIKKEWDKLEKNLGGIKDMKRIPDAIFVVDPKKEKICVQEAHSLGITLIGIADTNCDPEELDYVIPGNDDAIRAVKLIVSKMADAVIEANQGEEMVAEDAAEEATEE, from the coding sequence ATGAGCGTTATTTCAATGAAACAGTTATTAGAAGCAGGTGTTCATTTCGGACATCAGACAAGAAGATGGAACCCTAAAATGGCAGAATACATCTACACAGAAAGAAATGGTATCTACATCATCGACTTACAGAAGTCAGTAGGTAAAGTAGATGAAGCTTACAAGGCAGTTTCAGATATCGCAGCAGAAGGCGGTACAATTCTTTTCGTTGGTACAAAGAAACAGGCTCAGGAAGCTGTTCAGACAGAAGCTGAAAGATGTGGAATGTACTACGTTAACGAAAGATGGCTTGGAGGTATGCTTACAAACTTCAAGACTATCCAGTCAAGAATTAAGAGATTAAAAGACATCGAAAAGATGGCAGAAGATGGAACATTTGATGTTCTTCCTAAGAAAGAAGTTGTTAACATCAAGAAGGAATGGGACAAGCTTGAAAAGAACCTTGGCGGTATCAAGGATATGAAGAGAATCCCAGATGCTATCTTTGTAGTAGATCCTAAGAAGGAAAAAATCTGTGTTCAGGAAGCACATTCACTTGGAATTACATTAATCGGTATTGCAGATACAAACTGTGACCCAGAAGAATTAGACTATGTTATCCCAGGTAACGATGATGCTATCAGAGCAGTAAAACTTATCGTTTCTAAGATGGCTGATGCTGTTATCGAAGCAAACCAGGGTGAAGAAATGGTAGCTGAAGATGCAGCTGAAGAAGCAACAGAAGAATAA